In Malus sylvestris chromosome 16, drMalSylv7.2, whole genome shotgun sequence, the following are encoded in one genomic region:
- the LOC126607416 gene encoding S-adenosylmethionine synthase 2, with protein sequence METFLFTSESVNEGHPDKLCDQISDAVLDACLAQDPDSKVACETCTKTNMVMVFGEITTKANVDYEKIVRDTCRTIGFVSDDVGLDADNCKVLVNIEQQSPDIAQGVHGHFSKKPEEIGAGDQGHMFGYATDETPELMPLTHVLATKLGAKLTEVRKNGTCAWLRPDGKTQVTIEYVNDKGAMVPIRVHTVLISTQHDETVTNDEIAADLKEHVIKPVIPEKYLDEKTIFHLNPSGRFVIGGPHGDAGLTGRKIIIDTYGGWGAHGGGAFSGKDPTKVDRSGAYIVRQAAKSIVASGLARRCIVQVSYAIGVPEPLSVFVDSYGTGKIPDKEILKIVKESFDFRPGMISINLDLKRGGNDRFLKTAAYGHFGRDDPDFTWEVVKPLKWEKPQA encoded by the coding sequence ATGGAGACCTTCTTGTTCACATCCGAGTCGGTCAATGAGGGTCACCCAGACAAGCTCTGTGACCAGATCTCCGACGCGGTGCTCGATGCCTGCCTTGCACAAGACCCTGACAGCAAGGTCGCCTGCGAGACCTGTACCAAGACCAACATGGTCATGGTTTTCGGAGAAATCACCACCAAGGCCAATGTGGACTACGAGAAGATCGTTCGTGACACATGCCGCACAATTGGTTTCGTATCAGACGATGTGGGTCTTGATGCAGACAACTGCAAGGTTCTTGTGAACATTGAGCAGCAGAGCCCTGACATTGCTCAAGGTGTCCATGGTCATTTCTCCAAGAAGCCTGAGGAAATTGGTGCTGGTGACCAAGGCCACATGTTTGGTTATGCCACTGATGAGACCCCCGAGCTCATGCCACTCACGCACGTCCTTGCAACCAAGCTCGGTGCCAAGCTCACTGAGGTTCGCAAGAACGGGACTTGTGCTTGGTTGAGGCCTGATGGCAAGACCCAAGTTACTATTGAGTATGTCAATGACAAGGGTGCCATGGTCCCAATTCGTGTTCACACTGTCCTGATTTCAACCCAGCACGATGAGACCGTGACAAACGATGAGATTGCCGCTGATCTCAAGGAGCATGTGATCAAGCCTGTGATCCCCGAGAAGTACCTTGATGAGAAGACCATCTTCCATCTCAACCCATCTGGCAGATTCGTGATTGGAGGCCCTCATGGTGACGCAGGTCTCACCGGCCGCAAGATCATCATCGACACCTATGGAGGATGGGGTGCTCACGGAGGTGGTGCCTTTTCTGGCAAGGACCCAACCAAGGTGGACAGGAGTGGTGCCTACATCGTGAGGCAGGCCGCAAAGAGCATTGTGGCCAGTGGACTTGCAAGGAGGTGCATTGTTCAGGTGTCCTATGCCATCGGTGTGCCCGAGCCTCTGTCGGTGTTCGTCGACTCTTATGGCACCGGGAAGATCCCCGACAAGGAGATCCTGAAGATTGTGAAGGAGAGCTTCGATTTCAGGCCAGGCATGATCTCCATCAACCTGGATCTCAAGAGGGGCGGCAATGATAGGTTTTTGAAGACCGCCGCCTACGGACATTTCGGCAGGGATGACCCTGACTTCACCTGGGAGGTTGTGAAGCCACTCAAGTGGGAGAAACCCCAAGCTTGA